AACTCTGAGATTTCGCGACATATAGATTTCACCTTGTAGAAATATTGTGAAATCGACATGTCCCTTTGTGCCACAGATAACAATTCACTCTCCAAAAGTTGGAGCCTTGTGTCATTTTTCTTGGAAAATAGCTTCGTGAACGTATCCCATGCTGCCTTTGGTGTTGCTGCTTCCCGAATGTGCTCTAGCACATCTTCATCGACCGTTGTTTTTAACACAAACATGGCCTTTCCAGCTTTCACTTTCCATTTTCTTAAAACTTCATTGTTGTCTTCTGTTGCCGGTTGTTGAGTGTCATTACCATTCACAACCTCCCACAAATCTTGTCCTTGCATGTAAGACATTATACATGTGGACCAAGAATTGTAGTTCTGATTGTTTAGCCTCTTAATTCCTCCAACAACTTGTAGATCGCCCATTATAGAAATGGCCTGCTCTTGATACCAGATGTAGAATTAGGACTTAACACAAACAGATACAAATGAAGTTAGATGCTTAAAGTAAATGGAAGTAACACTAGCATATGCACTCAAAACAATATGCTTTTCTG
The window above is part of the Rutidosis leptorrhynchoides isolate AG116_Rl617_1_P2 chromosome 1, CSIRO_AGI_Rlap_v1, whole genome shotgun sequence genome. Proteins encoded here:
- the LOC139904274 gene encoding uncharacterized protein, with translation MGDLQVVGGIKRLNNQNYNSWSTCIMSYMQGQDLWEVVNGNDTQQPATEDNNEVLRKWKVKAGKAMFVLKTTVDEDVLEHIREAATPKAAWDTFTKLFSKKNDTRLQLLESELLSVAQRDMSISQYFYKVKSICREISELDPEARIGEARMKRIIIHGLKAEFRSFVQLYKDGKHNHQLWSSKIYLVDKKH